The sequence aagggtctggtatggatatttggggggaactccatgtaatttttttttaaattgacggcggggttccccttaatatccatataagacctgaagggtctgttaatggaatttggggggacccccacgctttttttttttttttatgaatgaatcatctctgaattgccagagccgacaattcattagagccgcaaagccggttttaaatgcctttttttatttcagaaatgacactttgtgcaatgacagttctatgtacgggaaacatgcactttttcacatgctgactttacacccccccaggtacgaaatttaaagtaatattacacttttattgtttcacttttagcattattaaattcactgctcctgaaaaaacggcagtttttaaaacttttttttgcattgatacatgtcccctgggacaggacccaggtccccaaacactttttaggacaataactttcatattagcctttaaaatgagcactttagatttctcccatagacttttacagggtgttccgcggcttttcgaatttgccgcgaacacccctaattgttcgttgttcgccgaacaggcaatgttcgacacgaactcgaagctcatcccaacTGCTTAGATGGGCAgtgggagtctggagaggagtcaagagtgggaatgccgctgggatgggggtcatgggagaaatcagacgtgtgtggactgtggagaggagactataggaaaaccagagccaccaacctGGAGCCAACTGACTGACccctgcacggtgcacctgagaggaggtcagtgacagggggggaggtcactgatgtaaggggggagtgaatacaataatgtaagggggcactgatataaaggttcccccctaTATCAGTAACCCTGCCCCCCCTTACCGTAGTGTTttctttctgcggaaggtggtcttTGTGCCTAGTctaaataaattaaatgaaatTAATCTTATTAATAACAAGAACTGTTTAAAATGAGAATCTAGGCACCGACAGCAATACAAATCTTTCAAAGTACTAACACCCTGTTACACAGAGAactatcattttcaaaaacaaagctttgactggagttctactttaaatctggaatttattaaaaaataactttAGAATATCAAATAAAGATCTATccagtgaaattttttttttttataaaagaatacATTTTAATGCATTAGAATATCACTGATCTATATAATAAGCTGTACCTATTAACAGTTATGAGATAAGAATATGAAAAAGAGAAGAATGTCCACATAAAATCTTTTGTATCTATTAGAAATCTTTAGGGAGAAGCCGATGCGCTTCAGGCATAACAAGCATTCGTCTTCAGgattgattaccgtatttatcggcatataacacgcacttttttccccttaaaatcaggggtgcTTGTTATACGCCGTTCCCCGAGAGGAGCAAACGCTGCCGATAtacacagggccgtttgaaggaatttgggggccccaagcaaaatggacatggagtcCACccaaccagggccggactgggcataaaaaccagccctggaaattatTTCATAGCAGCCCCAGTGGCGTAGtgggggttgtcagcacccaaggcaagtaatttgcacccctaacccacggacatttagcacgccgagtcccttccactcgtacagtattaaaccccttatgtcctgtacacacgatcggttcattcgatgaaaacggtccgatggattttttcatcagatatccgatgaagctgactttcatcagtcgtgcctacacaccatcagttaaaaaaccgatcgcgtcagaacgcggtgacgtaaaacacaaccacgtgctgagaaaaatgaagtgcaatgcttccgagcatgcgttgacttgattctgagcatgcatggatttttaaccgatggacgtgcccacagacgatcgtttttttctatcggttaattaaccatcagatcattttaaaacaagttcctagttttttaaccgatggataaaaaaacaaagggggcccacacacgaacggttagtctgatgaaaacggtccatcagacaaactgatcgtgtgtatgtggcattaggatgtactactctttctctttgttctcctttctttaccTTTTATCTCGCTCTATCCTAAtgtcttgtccccaccccctatcTATCGCTCTTTATCCATCTTTCATGTTCTTTCTCACTCGCTTTCTTTGTTTATCCCCCTCttttaattccttctcttactccttgtttttttcctctctcaaCTCTATATCTAAACACACACTGTATGTATTTACACCTATATGTATATTGCACCCAATGAATGATTGTCTTATGGGAAGGGTGGATTTCAATGTAAAATGTGCCATGGCCATAGCACCCACCATAAAGCATCCTCATTCTGTACTGGGGGCTCTAATATAATTCTGCTGTGGCAGAtgaggaagtgtgtgtgtgtgtgtgtgtgtgtgtgtgtgtgccctctcCTGCAGGGATTGCAgacattacaggagatggtcagagactgcagttacaggacaggagatggtcagagactgcagttacaggacaggagatggtcagagactgcagttacaggacaggagatggtcagagactgcagttacaggacaggagatggtcagagactgcagatatacattacaggagatggtcagagactgcagttacaggacaggagatggtcagagactgcagttacaggacaggagatggtcagagactgcagatatacattacaggaggtggtcagagactgcagttacaggacaggagatggtcagagactgcagttacaggacaggagatggtcagagactgcagatatacattacaggagatggtcagagactgcagttacaggacaggagatggtcagagactgcagttacaggacaggagatggtcagagactgcagatatacattacaggagatggtcagagactgcagttacaggacaggagatggtcagagactgcagttacaggacaggagatggtcagagactgcagatatagcacaggagatggtcagagactgcagacatggttccACTGGACGGTTAGGGATTGCAGACATGAATgattcaggagatgatcagagactgcatttAAAACTGAACTCAATGTACAGGTATACAACCAAGTGACAGAAGAAATAATCACATCCAATTTCTAAAAtactaattttcttgcaaaaactgAACTGCTCAGGATAAGTGGAGGACAGTAACCAGTTAATTGGTCTGTTAAGCTTTTAGCCTGATCCAGCAGTAAATCctccaacaacaaaaaaaaactcctatcaaacaatctgtgcagcacacacagagctctgcctaAATAGCTGATTATAGTCTGAAATGGTTAATGCCATGTGTCCCCGGTCTCATAGAACACTGCTGCAGCATCTTCCAGAGATCTTATCAGTGTGATCAGACAATGTGCAGGTCAGGttaggcagataaaaaaaagtaaaccagagggacaaggggggggggaggctaaTTGGTAACCTGCACACTGCCTGATCACATATCTGAAAGACAACATGTTACTGTTCAGATTTGTGTGTCCTGAGGCTGCAGAACGTGGATTGTTGTCATCCTACCTTTCCTGGCGTGCcccattcagcttcactccaacaCTTACAATCAAATGTGAGCGGGGAAGAGCTatactgcctgctgattggctgtggaTGGACTGGAGGAGGAGCAGATCCTCCCCTGCACTCCTTTAAGCAGCGCTATTGGCTGTGGGTTCCCTACTAGAGAAATGACTGGCCAGAGAACACTCAGTAAGTGTCCATCCATGCTCCCTCCTGCATTATCCTCCTCCACAGCACAGACCTGACAGTGCCTGCCGCACGATAGTCACGTGCTCCTCCAGCCCTCCGCTCTGCTGCTGGAATTTATTTCCTCATCCAGCCCCGAGTCATGCTCACAGCAGCCAGCCTACCGGGATATTTCCCGCTGTCCcgctaggccagtccggccctgcaccCAACCACCCCCCACCTGCACTCACGCatgcaaagcctacaggaaccacagcatagcgtGTGTTCTCCTCATCTCCCCTTCTCCTCACCCCCCCCTGTGTTCTCCTCACTCCCCTCTCCCTGTGTTCttcttactcctcccccctccctaagTTCTTCTTACTActcccccctccctacagtatgttccttttacccccccccacctaccgatcgtaccgcgcggcaggagattcagtttcctgttcccggccggactgacaggaagtgagcacacagtgtgcacttcctgtcagtccggccgggaacaggaaactgaatctcatgtaccgcgcggtacccggccggactgacaggaggaacagaggagctcggccatgctacagtGGGAAGTGACGCGAGAGGCAGCATTGCAGCCGcctgaggctctctatagagTGCTCTGCGCTCAGGTgactgcagcatttataggaagcgcaGCAAGGCAAGGgctctgcttggggccccagctcagggccccaagcaattgcttagtTTGCTTTTCTTGTCGCACCAGGCCTGGATATACACATAGCcaagtgtactgtgtactcggctaggctcggctccgctcgcagtcaagcccagtcctgccattagacctgtgttatgtccatcataggagcctggACAAGGGGCGggactgagggaggagccaagtacagtcgagtacacaggacatccaGTTCTGTCTATCTCAGCACCGCGGCAGTGATTTTAAACGATCatgctgcaaggacactgggcaaggctgcaaggacactgggcaaggctgaaaatgacactgggcaaggctgcaaggacactgggcaaggctgaaaatgacactgggcaaggctgcaaatgacactggACAAGGGCAAATTCCCACCGTCCAAAACGCATGACGTAAAGCGCTATGATgaacagagaaaaattaagttcaatgcttccgagcatgcgtcgacttgattctgagcatgcgtgggttttttctctgtcggagttccacacagacgattggaatttcccataggatttttttttttcatcataaaaaaataaaacatgttctatttccaaactacgatggaaaaaaaatcctatggggcccacacacgataggaatttctgatgaaaaaattccatcagacttttttcatcagaaaatccTATCGTGTTTACAAGGAATtagtgtcagatgtgtctgccgcaatgttgcagtcccgctaaatatCGCCAatcacctccattactagtaaaaaaaaaaaacaatccataaatatatcccatagtttatagacgcgataacttttgtgtaaaccaatcaatatacgcttattgtttttttcttttaccaaaaatatgtagcagaatacatattgggctaaattgatgaataaatttgattttttccaaatttttattgggtatgttttatagcagaaagtaaaaaaaaatatattttttcttttgaaattgGCGGTCTTTTCTTGTTTATAACGAAGAATAATATGCGTTAGATAATTTTttgccatccctgtcccattgcagaaatttcccttcacttcctgccccatagccaaacaggaagtgagaggaaatctatgcaaattaagggaatccgttgcccctccccccccggccctaagaactagtgtccccactcaaaaatgtcagggtgggtcttaaacagaaaggggtgtgtccttgacaggaaggggtgggtcatcttTAAATTAGGggatgcacgagtttagtcaggcctagggcagcacaaaacctaaatacactattgGTTAGGGGTTAaggtgagggttagggttagggtttacccatgaagaataaggctaggactcaggaattggaatagGGAAAACTAGCAGATCTGGCAGGAGCAACAGAtaaaattatattacagaaaggacttaaaaaacaaaaaaaaactaaatatgtcTTAGTGACAGACTACATCATATACTGTATGATACTTTTTATTTTGTCCAGAGTTTCGCTTTGGGTTATGTTTCTCTTTCtaccttggacttgtatctgctGTACAAAAAGAGTCCAATGACAAGACAACTGAAGAAGATGAAGGCAATAATCCTCCCGATACAATGATGTGAAATATACCGATGATCACCTAAAAGGCAAAGGAAATGACATGGTTACTGTCATCATTTATAATCATGTTTACAATCTTGTTGGATTAGTTGTCTCAGTGATTTGATAATCTAAACCTAAGTTccttcatgcctctgcctgtggaagtcatgcttgtaactgtcagccttgcaatgcctcatgggacttgtagtcttgcaacagttggagggccgccagttctAAAGGGACACATACAGTTTACATTGCAGTGTACGGTGACCCCTGCAGGATGTCCCTTTCCATTGCAGCGtgagttccccatcttctctagTAACACCCAGGAATGAATGGGATCCTATGCTAAGGTGACCAGAGTTTCAAAATGAAATCTGAGGACATcttactgaccacacccacttatAACTATACCTTCAAAAAATGATATCCCCATTTGAAGCCACACCTACATAATAAGACCCTCCATTTATAACACACCATAAAACTTACATCTTATGGGAAGCAGATAATAAAAGTATAAAGAcagttagctggattcagagacagttacgccggcgtatcagtagatacgctgtcgtaactctgaatctactccgtcgtaaatttaagcgtattctggaaaccgtcgtatcttagggtgcatatttacgctggccgctaggtggcgcttccgctgttttctgcatcgaatatgcaaatgagcaagatacgccaattcacgaacgtacgcgtgcctgtcgcaattagttacgccgtttacgtaagagatacgccggcgtaaagataaagctgctccctaggtggcgcagccccatgcaaggtatggacgtcggaacaggcctatctttttacgtcgtttgcgtaagtcgtacacgaatagggctgtgcgtaagttacgtcacgtcgtaggcagtgtttgacgtatcttaggcattctatccgacgcatgcgcactgggattcttttacgaacggtgcatcaatcacgtcgggtcaccagtcattaacataaaacacgccccctcttccacatttgaattaggcgcgcttaggacggcccatttacgctacgccgctgtaacttaggaggcaagtgctttgtgaatacagcacttgcctctctgacttacggctgcgtagcgtatatgcgatacgctgcgCCTCCTCAACATTAAGCCAGTAACTCCCTCCCCATTGGCCTACCGCTCCACAAGCTATCCCCTcttcaagaggaagtaaaccatgatgggttttacttcctctttgtttccctgcaaaggtaaagcataatgggctacaatGCATCGCAttgtgtgtcacttacctgaaaccgaagcctgcgatgtcaccgctgtcccctcTTCCACGAAGCTTCCATCTTCCTTCCGGATATCGCGGCTTCCGGCGCTGTGATTTGTCGGAGCCGCGATCATGTCACTTATGCACATGGGAGCCGCCAATCACGGCACGgtctcctttagaaacggcacgctcgccatttctaaagtgcgcctgcaccTTTGcctacagcgcatgcaccgtagacttCGGTACCCAACTcatttggaaatatctcctaaaccgtggaggtttgggagatatttcgagcacctacaggtaagccttaatctaggcttacctgtaggtaaaagtggttgtcactggtttactaccactttcagtctatcatgaatgccgctgccagactcatccaccttaccaaccgttcagtgtccGCCACttctctctgccaatccttccactggTTTCCCATTTCCCAaagaataaaattcaaaatactaacaatcaCATACAAAGCCAATTACaattctgccccgagctacatcaccaatcttgtctccgaATATCAACCAACCCGTCCTCTCCGCTATTCCCAGGACCTTCTGCTCTCtaactcccttgtctcctcctcccatgctcgtctccaggacttctccagagtctctcccatcctctgaaacAAGTTACCACAATCTGcccggctatctcctactctgtccacttttaggcgatccctgaaaacgaaTCTCTTCAGGGTTGCCTAACCTGCCTCCAACTAACAACCAAATCTTCTACTCTCCCCATCAATTCATCCCTCACAACTCCTACCTTTTGATTCACCagcccctcccttttagattgtaagctcgcaGGAGCAGGGCTTCTCTAAACCTCTTGTTTTAAATTGTACTGTTGGTGTAGGATCTCCctgcattgtaaagcgctgcgcaaactgttggcactatataaatcctgtataataataataataataataataataatataaacagaTTTTAATAAGAGGCATCATAATATACATGTAGAGCATAGCGCACCACCTGCCATACACCTGGAGCTGTGACCAATAAGGTGGGTGTTGCTTCATGGTGTATGGCTTGTAAGTGAATGACCTACCTATGGTGTAATTAAAATAGAACTATGGCCACCCAGTAAAATCAATAAGTACTGCATCACTTATAAAACTAAGGACATCTACACttgcaggcccggattcagagacagcggcgtatttttgtgcgggcgtagcgcatctcatatgtgctacgccgacgtaactctcagaggcaagagcagtattcacaaagcacttgctccctaagttacgttggcgtagcgtaaatgggccggcgtaagcccgcctaattcaaattaggaaggtagtgggcgtgttgtattaaaattagccgtgaccccatgtaaatgaattcccgaacgaacggcgcattcgcgcgcatgctcagaatcacgtcgcatatacttcttaagatacgtcggctcaatgctttagacatgaacgtaacctacgcccagccccattcacgtacgacttaggcaaacaacgtataatcgacggctgttctgacgtccataccctaacatgacttacccctgctttatgagggataactatacgccggacgtacgccttacgtaaacggcgtagcttactgcgatgggcgcaagtacgttcgtgaattggcgtatctaggtcatttacatattcgacgcgtaaatcaatggaagcgcccctagcggccagcgtaaatatgcacccaagatacgacggcataggagacttgcgtcggtcggatggagccagaattcaggcgtacctGGTTTCAAGagtacggcacatagatacgacggtgcatcctagaacttacatggcgtatcaacagatacgtcggcgtaagttctctctgaatctggcccgcagTTTCCTCCTAGACCCCCGCAATGTCACACAGATACCTATTGATCCTGCCCATAAAAAACACCTAATGCAGTTTCctgtgatgggtggcactggcaaCATTGTTGCACTTCACAATTTGGAGCAGAGTTACCGCTCTCAAGTCGAACTGTGTCTGCTTGTGTCAATGGGAAAGAACTTTGAGGTCCATAGAATGAGATCCTCCAACACTTTGGCCTTTGAATGTAGAGTAAGAAGGCTGGATgtctacagttgcaagaaaaagtatgtgaacccctttggaatgatatggatttctgcacaaattggtcacaaaatgtgatctgatcttcatctaagtcacaacaatagacaatcacagtctgcttaaactaataacacacaaagaatgaaatgttaccatgtttttattgaacacaccatgtaaacattcacagtgcaggtggaaaaagtatgtgaacccttggatttaataactggttgaacctcctttggcagcaataacttcacccaaacgtttcctgtagttgaagatcagacgtgcacaacggtcaggagtaattcttgaccattcctctttacagaactgtttcagttcagcaatattcttggaatGTCTGGTGTCAATcgttttcttgaggtcatgccacagcatctcaatcggattgaggtcaggactctgactgggccactacagaaggcgtattttcttctgtttaagccattctgttgttgatttacttctatgctttgggttgttgtcctgttgcaacacccatcttctgttgagcttcagctggtggacagatggccttaagttctcctgcaaaatgtcttgataaacttgggaatacatttttccttcgatgatagcaatccgtccaggccctgatgcagcaaagcagccccaaatcatgaatcccccaccaccatacttcacagttgggatgaggttttgatgttggtgtgctgtgccttttttctccacacatagtgttgtgtgttttttccaaacaactcgactttggtttcatctgtccacagaatattttgccagtactgctgtggaacatccaggtgctcttgtgcaaactgtaaacgtgcagcaatgttttttttggacagcagtgacttcctctgtggtatcctcccatgaaatccatttttGCTTAgcgttttacgtatcgtagattcactaatagggatgttagcatatgccaagagacttttgtaagtctttagctgacactctaggattcttcttcacctcattgagcagtctgcgctgtgctcttgcagtcatctttacaggacggccactcctaggaagagtagcagcagtgctgaactttcttcatttatagacaatttgtcctactgtggactgatgaacagcaaggcttttggagatacttttataaccctttccagctttatgcaagtcaacaattcttaatcgtaggccttctgagagctcttttgtgcgtggcatcattcacatcaggcaatgcttcctgTGAAAAGCACTggagtgtgttttttatagggcagggcagctgtaaccaatacctccaatctcatctcattgattggactccagttggctgacacctcactccaattagctcttggagatgtcattagtctagaggttcacatactttttccacctgcaccgtgaatgtttacatggtgtgttcaataaaaacatggtaaaatttaattatttgtgtgttattagtttaagcagactgtgattgtctattgttgtgacttagatgaagatcagatcacattttatgaccaatttgtgcagaaatccatatcattccaaaggggttcacatactttttcttgcaactgtatgtcTGTTAGGGGAATCGAACATACTTTACACTCACCGGTTTTACCTGGTAATAATAATAACTGGCTCCAGACATTCACAAATGTGGGATGAGACACAAAGCATGCCACATAATCTCTGTCATAGTTGTATGTGCTGATCACTGTCCAGGTATCATCCAAATCCTCAATTTCTGATGTGTTTATATTATCTGAATGTGGGATCCAGGAGATCTCTGCAGCCGGGAATCCACCAATGGCTCTACACTCCGGAGATCCAGCACTGTTTATATCCAGAGACACAAAGGGCTGAGCTGGAATGATAAATAAGAATTAATTGCATAAATAATTACTAGTAATGgtttagctcatgtaaatttggAAATCTGTGAAATATATTATTAGGAAAATAAGAACATTTCTAGGTATGGATATTGTTACACAGGTACACTGGTctggcttggaccaatgtaagtatgtatgttCATACCTGTTGGATCCCTCTACAACaggctttctcaaccttttcaacacagaagaACACAGAAGAAAGCTTGAAAAAACTTTCagatctcagggaacccctgctaaaaaatattatatctacaactcaggatacattagtgtgatggtcaaggGGAAGAATTCTCATTACACATGCAGTAATTgggaattaaccccttacagatagctaaaaggaTCAATGATGTCAGTGGAAACCTATCTGAGAATCAgcaattgctcattgctcaaggaacccctagcaacctctggaggaaccctagttaagAAACTCTGCTcttgaagctggaaatcactgtagtaaatACCACTACTCCAGTGATCAGTTAAATTGGTCTGGCTTCTGGGTTTTGGCTGTGGCGGCTTGTGCTCCATCGATCAGGGGGGTGGTAGATTGACCTGACCACAGACTCCACCCCCCCGTCGCTCCAGCTCGCGAACCATACCCCCTCCCTCCTGGTTGCTGGCTCACTCACCCTTTGCTGTCCCCGGTCTGACATGTGGAGGCGGCAGCGGCTTCCCCCCTCAGTCTCCTCCGTGTCCTGGCCTCTGTGTCCTCCCTCCAGGTTGGGCTCCCCCTGCATCTCCATGGCATCACGGCGGCCGtacgtttcctccctcctcctcctttgtgatggagaggtgtttgtgttggggggccttatgatggggaggatctgttatgggggctttttgatggagaggagtttgtggtgggggtctgttattgggggctttgtgaAATAAaagagtttgtgatggggggtcagttattgggggctttgtgatggagaggagtttgtgttgggggggggctttgtgatggggccTAATATGGGGGGAATctttgatggggggatctgtaaaggagaggaatctgtgatgggggggggggggggttccgtgaTGAGTAACACCCT comes from Rana temporaria chromosome 2, aRanTem1.1, whole genome shotgun sequence and encodes:
- the LOC120928711 gene encoding cell surface glycoprotein CD200 receptor 1-like isoform X1 produces the protein MTLEVNEQCTKKSNLLIPDVTVVVGRRGDSSVVQCGDNPGDQITSVIWLIHHMNNSQCLFSYAPYINGRPQIYNNCSTRMTLTNTTLTIHNTQISDGGNYTCDISSPAGTFIKTIMLQVLAQPFVSLDINSAGSPECRAIGGFPAAEISWIPHSDNINTSEIEDLDDTWTVISTYNYDRDYVACFVSHPTFVNVWSQLLLLPGKTGDHRYISHHCIGRIIAFIFFSCLVIGLFLYSRYKSKVERET
- the LOC120928711 gene encoding cell surface glycoprotein CD200 receptor 2-like isoform X2; protein product: MTLEVNEQCTKKSNLLIPDVTVVVGRRGDSSVVQCGDNPGDQITSVIWLIHHMNNSQCLFSYAPYINGRPQIYNNCSTRMTLTNTTLTIHNTQISDGGNYTCDISSPAGTFIKTIMLQVLAQPFVSLDINSAGSPECRAIGGFPAAEISWIPHSDNINTSEIEDLDDTWTVISTYNYDRDYVACFVSHPTFVNVWSQLLLLPGDHRYISHHCIGRIIAFIFFSCLVIGLFLYSRYKSKVERET